One region of Thermodesulfobacteriota bacterium genomic DNA includes:
- a CDS encoding proline--tRNA ligase — MRYTKYLLPTLKEIPSEAEVPSHQLMLRAGMIRKLTAGIYSYLPYGLRAIRKVEEIVREEMNRAGAIEVLLPVVQPAELWQESHRWEEYGKELGRFKDRHNRDYCLAPTHEEVITDIARREIRSYRQLPLNLYQIQTKFRDEIRPRFGLMRAREFTMKDAYSFDVDEEGEEISYRKMVEAYTRIFTRCGLKFRVVEAESGLIGGTYSHEFMVLAETGEETIVSCKACSYAANIERAEFQRPENPQKAPVASDFKPLQKVFTPNQRTVEEVTRFLNVSPRDLVKTLLFVSDRGPVAALVRGDHEISEKKLKHLLGTDHLQLADEETVESISRSPKGFAGPIGLTVPIYADLDLQGMTNFVTGANQKDYHFIHVNVGRDFQVFRFADLRRFAPGDRCPTCGSETRLDKGIEVGHTFKLGTKYSKALGATYLDEKGQEREIVMGCYGIGIGRTVAAAIEQSHDENGIIFPMPIAPFQVILLPVNMKVDLIRQAAEELYQALLQQNIEVLFDDRDETPGTKFKDADLIGIPLRVTLGEKNLKKGLVEIKKRRTGEILLVERAEAVSRIQRIVEEEMALLPKEP, encoded by the coding sequence ATGCGATATACGAAGTACCTTCTTCCCACCCTGAAAGAAATCCCCTCCGAGGCCGAGGTCCCGAGCCATCAACTGATGCTGAGGGCCGGGATGATCCGGAAGCTCACAGCGGGCATCTACTCCTACCTCCCTTACGGTCTTCGGGCCATCCGGAAGGTCGAGGAGATCGTCCGCGAGGAGATGAACCGGGCCGGAGCCATCGAGGTCCTGCTCCCCGTGGTCCAACCGGCCGAGCTCTGGCAGGAGAGCCATCGTTGGGAGGAGTACGGAAAAGAACTTGGCCGGTTCAAGGACCGGCACAACCGGGATTACTGCCTCGCTCCGACCCATGAGGAGGTCATCACCGATATCGCCCGCCGGGAGATCCGCTCCTACCGGCAGCTCCCCCTCAATCTTTACCAGATCCAGACCAAATTCCGGGACGAAATCCGTCCCCGCTTCGGCCTGATGCGGGCCCGTGAATTCACCATGAAGGATGCCTACAGTTTCGACGTGGACGAGGAGGGTGAGGAGATCAGCTACCGAAAGATGGTCGAGGCCTACACCCGGATCTTCACCCGCTGCGGCCTCAAGTTCAGGGTGGTGGAGGCCGAATCGGGCTTGATCGGCGGGACCTACTCTCACGAATTCATGGTCCTGGCCGAGACCGGAGAGGAGACGATCGTCAGTTGCAAGGCCTGCTCCTATGCGGCCAATATCGAACGGGCGGAGTTCCAAAGGCCCGAAAACCCCCAGAAGGCTCCCGTGGCCTCAGACTTCAAACCTTTACAAAAGGTCTTCACCCCCAACCAGCGGACGGTCGAGGAGGTGACCCGATTCCTCAACGTCTCACCCCGCGACCTGGTCAAGACCCTCCTCTTCGTCTCCGATCGGGGGCCTGTGGCCGCCCTGGTTAGGGGCGACCACGAGATCAGCGAAAAGAAGCTGAAGCACCTTCTCGGCACCGACCATCTCCAGCTGGCCGACGAGGAGACCGTGGAGAGCATCTCCCGCTCTCCAAAGGGGTTTGCGGGACCGATCGGCCTGACCGTCCCGATCTATGCGGACCTCGACCTTCAGGGCATGACCAACTTCGTCACCGGTGCGAACCAGAAAGACTATCATTTTATCCACGTCAATGTGGGCAGGGACTTTCAGGTCTTCCGGTTTGCCGACCTGAGGCGATTCGCACCCGGAGACCGTTGTCCCACCTGCGGGAGCGAGACGAGGCTCGACAAGGGCATCGAGGTGGGCCACACCTTCAAACTCGGCACCAAATACAGCAAAGCCCTGGGCGCCACCTACCTTGACGAGAAGGGTCAGGAGAGGGAAATCGTGATGGGGTGTTACGGCATCGGCATCGGAAGGACGGTGGCGGCGGCCATCGAGCAGTCCCACGACGAGAACGGGATCATCTTTCCCATGCCCATCGCCCCCTTCCAGGTCATCCTGCTTCCCGTCAATATGAAGGTCGATCTCATCCGCCAGGCCGCGGAAGAGCTCTATCAGGCCCTCCTCCAGCAGAACATCGAGGTCCTCTTCGACGACCGGGACGAAACCCCGGGGACGAAATTTAAAGACGCAGACCTGATCGGCATCCCCTTAAGAGTGACCCTCGGCGAGAAGAATCTGAAGAAGGGCCTGGTGGAAATCAAGAAGAGGAGGACCGGAGAGATCCTCCTCGTCGAGAGAGCAGAGGCGGTCAGCCGGATTCAAAGGATCGTCGAGGAGGAGATGGCCCTCCTTCCGAAGGAGCCCTGA
- a CDS encoding phosphatase PAP2 family protein — translation MKRLAPIEGLTLIFLAGLLLVTLLFNRQIPLWRFQLLFYLLLLGLLFALKISADRREARGLGGLLYHFSPIVFVILTYQSLGNLIQYLQPDIDPILIQIDLSLFGVHPTVWMERWITPWLTDLMSLAYLSYYFLPVVLVVTLYRKGRTAEFRQAMFVLTFGYYLSFVGYILFPAVGPRFTQASLYSVPLEGSFITDFVRDTLNALEHNKRDCMPSGHTQLSLMVLLLAHRYQEKRLFYLFLPLVAGLILSTVYLRYHYVIDLIVGALFAIGSLLMASALYRVWQRA, via the coding sequence ATGAAACGTCTTGCCCCCATCGAAGGACTCACGCTGATCTTTCTCGCAGGCCTTCTCCTGGTGACGCTCCTCTTTAACCGCCAGATCCCGCTCTGGCGTTTTCAACTGCTCTTCTATCTCCTTCTGCTCGGCTTGCTCTTTGCCCTGAAGATTTCCGCAGACCGGAGGGAGGCGAGGGGCCTGGGAGGGCTCTTATACCATTTCTCTCCGATCGTCTTCGTGATCCTGACCTACCAGTCGCTCGGCAACCTGATCCAGTACCTCCAACCCGATATCGACCCGATCCTGATCCAAATCGACCTCTCCCTCTTCGGCGTCCACCCGACCGTTTGGATGGAACGATGGATCACGCCGTGGCTGACCGACCTGATGTCCCTGGCCTACCTCAGTTACTACTTTCTTCCCGTCGTTCTGGTCGTGACGCTCTATCGCAAAGGGCGGACGGCGGAATTTCGCCAGGCCATGTTCGTCCTCACCTTCGGGTATTACCTCTCCTTTGTCGGATATATCCTCTTTCCAGCGGTGGGCCCGAGGTTTACCCAGGCCTCCCTCTATTCGGTCCCCTTGGAGGGGAGTTTCATCACGGACTTTGTCAGGGACACCTTGAACGCCCTGGAGCACAACAAGAGGGATTGCATGCCGAGCGGCCATACCCAGCTCTCTCTCATGGTGCTCCTCCTTGCCCATCGCTACCAGGAGAAGCGGCTCTTCTATCTCTTTCTGCCCCTGGTGGCCGGCCTGATCCTTTCCACCGTCTATCTCCGCTATCACTATGTGATCGACCTCATCGTCGGCGCCCTCTTTGCCATCGGCTCGTTGCTCATGGCCTCCGCCCTTTATCGGGTCTGGCAGAGGGCCTAA
- a CDS encoding N-acetyltransferase, whose translation MAGSELKIEEVKTRSDLAAFLRFPWKIYRGNPFWVPPLIKDQQKKLSPSSPFRSHAEMVLYLARRDGEVVGRVAGIVDRFHIEYHQERAGFFGFFESIEDPEVGRLLLSSVETWAKERGMEKILGPMNPSMNDECGLLVDAFDRPPALMMPYNPPYYSSLIEGCGYRKVMDLYAYLLEKETFQKDRLERITERILKKEPDLSIRPLNMGRFKEDLKIIKEIYNDIWSRNWGFTPMTEEEIDEMAKAMKPLVVPELVLFAYVSGEPVGFSAALPDYNVVLKHLNGRLGPLGLIKFLYFKRKIRLVRIMLLGIKQAFQKRGIEGLLYIETFKRGIAKGYHQGECSWILENNLLMRHGIEAMGGKRYKTYRIYEKGI comes from the coding sequence ATGGCAGGGTCGGAACTCAAGATCGAAGAGGTCAAAACCCGAAGCGACCTGGCGGCCTTCCTCCGATTTCCCTGGAAGATCTACCGAGGAAATCCTTTCTGGGTCCCCCCTCTCATCAAGGATCAGCAGAAGAAGTTGAGCCCCTCCTCCCCATTTCGCTCCCACGCAGAGATGGTCCTCTACCTTGCCCGTCGCGACGGGGAGGTGGTGGGAAGGGTGGCGGGGATCGTAGACCGCTTCCATATCGAATACCACCAGGAGAGGGCGGGGTTCTTCGGTTTCTTCGAATCGATCGAAGACCCTGAGGTGGGCCGCCTCCTCCTCTCGTCTGTGGAAACCTGGGCCAAGGAGCGGGGGATGGAGAAAATCCTGGGACCGATGAACCCCTCCATGAACGACGAGTGCGGCCTCCTCGTCGATGCCTTCGATCGCCCCCCCGCACTCATGATGCCCTACAACCCGCCCTACTATTCGAGCCTGATCGAAGGCTGCGGGTACCGGAAGGTGATGGACCTCTATGCCTACCTCCTCGAAAAGGAGACCTTCCAGAAGGATCGGCTCGAACGGATCACCGAGCGGATCCTCAAAAAGGAACCGGACCTTTCGATCCGCCCACTGAACATGGGTCGCTTCAAAGAGGATCTGAAGATCATCAAGGAGATCTACAACGACATCTGGAGCCGAAACTGGGGGTTTACGCCCATGACCGAGGAGGAGATCGACGAAATGGCCAAGGCCATGAAACCGCTGGTGGTGCCCGAGCTCGTCCTCTTCGCCTATGTCAGCGGAGAACCGGTGGGTTTCTCAGCCGCCCTCCCGGATTACAATGTAGTCCTCAAGCACCTCAACGGAAGGCTGGGGCCCCTCGGCCTGATCAAATTTCTCTACTTCAAGAGGAAGATCCGGTTGGTCCGGATCATGCTCCTCGGGATCAAACAGGCCTTCCAAAAAAGGGGGATCGAAGGGCTCCTCTATATCGAGACCTTCAAACGGGGGATCGCCAAAGGGTATCATCAGGGAGAATGTTCCTGGATCCTCGAAAACAACCTCCTCATGCGGCACGGCATCGAGGCCATGGGGGGCAAACGTTATAAGACCTACAGGATCTACGAGAAGGGGATTTAG
- a CDS encoding pyridoxal phosphate-dependent aminotransferase family protein translates to MDVFEKCERVNEQYRAVYNSGNYFFFRKLESAQDSEVVVNGRRVIMVGSNNYLGLTNHPRVKEAAIKAIEKYGSGCAGSRFLNGNLEIHEELEAKLARFFRKEAALVFATGYQTNLGAISALVGRNDVAIIDKYDHASIIDGCRLSFGQVKKFKHNDMKDLEKVLEATKDKGQLIIVDGVFSMEGDIANLPEIVRLAKAYGARVMVDDAHGVGVLGPGGRGTAEHFGLENEVDLIMGTYSKSLAAIGGFVVGSWEVINFIKHTGRSMIFSASLPPALVASVSTALDIIEEEPHLIEQLWNNTRKMLKGYKELGFDTGTSETPIIPIILGDTMKVFGMCRLLFEEGIFVNPVASPAVPPGRELLRTSYMATHTEEQLDRVLEAFKKVGKQMGLI, encoded by the coding sequence ATGGACGTCTTCGAAAAATGCGAGAGGGTGAACGAGCAGTACCGGGCCGTTTATAACAGCGGGAACTACTTCTTCTTCCGGAAGCTCGAGTCGGCCCAGGATTCCGAGGTGGTGGTCAACGGGAGACGGGTCATCATGGTCGGATCGAACAATTATTTAGGGTTGACCAATCACCCCAGGGTGAAGGAGGCCGCCATCAAGGCCATCGAAAAGTATGGAAGCGGCTGTGCGGGGTCCCGCTTTCTCAACGGGAACCTCGAGATCCACGAAGAGCTCGAGGCCAAGCTCGCGCGGTTCTTCCGCAAGGAGGCCGCCCTCGTCTTCGCCACAGGCTACCAGACCAATTTGGGGGCGATCTCCGCCCTGGTGGGAAGAAACGACGTCGCCATCATCGACAAGTACGACCACGCCAGCATCATCGACGGCTGTCGCCTCTCCTTCGGCCAGGTGAAGAAGTTCAAGCACAACGACATGAAGGATCTCGAAAAGGTGCTGGAGGCGACGAAGGATAAGGGCCAGCTGATCATCGTCGACGGCGTTTTCAGCATGGAGGGGGATATCGCCAACCTGCCCGAGATCGTCCGCCTGGCCAAGGCCTATGGCGCCCGGGTGATGGTCGATGACGCCCACGGCGTGGGCGTCCTCGGACCGGGCGGCCGGGGCACCGCCGAACATTTCGGGCTGGAGAACGAGGTTGACCTCATCATGGGGACCTACAGCAAGTCGCTTGCGGCCATCGGGGGCTTCGTGGTCGGCTCCTGGGAGGTGATCAATTTCATCAAACATACCGGCCGCTCCATGATCTTCAGCGCCAGCCTCCCTCCGGCCCTGGTCGCCTCGGTGAGCACCGCCCTCGATATCATCGAGGAAGAACCCCACCTCATCGAACAACTCTGGAACAATACCCGGAAGATGTTGAAAGGCTACAAGGAGCTCGGCTTCGATACCGGAACGAGCGAGACCCCGATCATCCCCATCATCCTCGGCGACACGATGAAGGTCTTCGGGATGTGCAGGCTCCTCTTCGAAGAGGGCATCTTCGTCAACCCCGTGGCCAGCCCCGCTGTCCCTCCGGGTCGGGAACTTCTCCGGACGAGCTACATGGCGACCCACACCGAGGAACAACTCGATCGGGTGCTGGAGGCCTTTAAAAAGGTGGGCAAGCAGATGGGATTGATCTGA
- a CDS encoding NAD-dependent epimerase/dehydratase family protein, whose protein sequence is MKALVTGGTGFIGSHLVEALLKRGDEVRCLVRNRHDLKWLKGLPVEIAEGDCTDPYSLKEAVKGVDLIFHSAGVTKALKEETYFEINARGTENLLHACLEANPSLKRFVYLSSQAAAGPCQIEGLKKESDDCNPVSPYGRSKLAGEEACLEHTDQLPIVILRPTAVYGPRDRDVYAFFKILSLGFKPVFKNHDGSLSLCFVDDLVQATLRAAESKGCDGEIFFISDGEAYRMDRIGDLFEEAIGIRARPLPVPRWLLRTAASVSEYVSSVSRRPPLINRGKVEEMVQKNWLCDITKARTLLGFEPRFPLAEGVKITYEWYLKNGWL, encoded by the coding sequence TTGAAAGCACTGGTCACCGGAGGCACAGGCTTCATCGGAAGCCATCTCGTGGAGGCCCTTTTGAAAAGAGGGGACGAGGTCCGTTGCCTTGTCCGAAATCGCCACGACCTAAAGTGGTTGAAAGGCCTTCCTGTCGAAATCGCCGAGGGCGATTGCACCGATCCTTATTCATTAAAAGAGGCGGTCAAGGGCGTCGACCTAATCTTTCACTCCGCCGGAGTAACCAAGGCCCTGAAGGAGGAGACCTATTTCGAGATCAACGCCAGGGGGACGGAAAACCTCCTCCACGCCTGTCTCGAGGCCAACCCCTCGTTAAAAAGATTCGTCTATCTCTCGAGCCAGGCAGCGGCCGGTCCCTGCCAAATTGAAGGATTGAAGAAAGAATCGGACGATTGCAATCCGGTCTCCCCCTACGGCCGGAGCAAACTGGCCGGCGAAGAGGCCTGTCTTGAACACACCGATCAGCTCCCGATCGTCATCCTCCGCCCCACGGCCGTCTACGGCCCGAGGGACAGGGATGTCTATGCCTTTTTCAAGATCCTTTCCCTGGGGTTTAAACCGGTTTTTAAGAATCACGACGGATCCCTGAGCCTCTGTTTCGTGGACGACCTGGTCCAGGCCACCCTGAGGGCTGCGGAGTCCAAGGGGTGCGACGGCGAGATCTTCTTCATCTCCGATGGGGAGGCCTATCGAATGGACCGGATCGGCGACCTCTTCGAGGAGGCCATAGGGATCCGTGCCCGCCCCCTTCCTGTACCCCGGTGGCTCCTTCGGACTGCGGCTTCGGTCTCGGAATATGTCTCGAGCGTCTCCCGGAGGCCTCCGCTGATCAACCGGGGAAAGGTCGAGGAGATGGTTCAAAAGAATTGGCTCTGCGACATCACCAAGGCCAGGACCCTCTTAGGCTTCGAACCCCGCTTTCCCCTTGCGGAAGGGGTAAAAATCACTTATGAATGGTATTTAAAAAACGGCTGGCTTTAA
- a CDS encoding molybdopterin-dependent oxidoreductase translates to MIVKTFCARMDHGGCGLLVHVEEGKIRKIEGDPDCPLNRGTICAKGIAQIERLDHPDRLLFPLKRTGKRGEGRWIRVSWDEALETIAQRLLETINRFGPESIAFAQGTPKGLELFLLMRLAHLLRIPNISTPGHICHMPRETASNLTCGFFPVPDYDHPPACVLVWGSNLFQTNEEGVIGSQLKRALERGAKLIVVDPRKTGMASRADLWIRPRPGADLFLALGMLKVIIEEGLYDRPFVDQWTKGFPELVEHLKQYSLEEIAETTWVNKEAIQQAARLYAQTRPASLQWGNAIEHTIHSFQCARALLILMAITGNLEAPGGNVNRPSPPLMRPGELVQIKRFPEKKEKILSPEYRLSTMMGFVPSQLIIKAILTEKPFPIRLMYIQGGNPLLSYANAQETFEALRRLDFLAVSEIFLTPTAQLADLVLPAATHFEFDDIGHYGLPHGFILARPKIVEPPGECWSDLKILNELGKKAGLGHHFWKDPEECLDEILRPAGLTYDDFKSMGMLKGDWPYRSYEKKGFSTPSKKVEIFSDQLKDWGYAPLPTPIDLPAPSSESFPLLLTSAKDPFYFHSAYRNIPSLRRLSPDPLLLIHPQTASTYKIGEGDWVEITTARGSIRQRAKFDADLDPRILVASYGWWFPERKDLELCGWKESNLNILTDNAPPYEPAIGSTPLRAIPCRISKAEPF, encoded by the coding sequence ATGATCGTCAAGACCTTCTGCGCGCGAATGGACCACGGCGGCTGCGGCCTCCTGGTCCACGTCGAAGAGGGAAAGATCCGGAAGATCGAGGGCGACCCCGATTGTCCCCTCAACCGTGGGACGATCTGCGCCAAGGGCATCGCCCAGATCGAAAGGCTCGACCACCCGGATCGCCTCCTTTTTCCCTTGAAAAGAACCGGGAAGAGGGGAGAGGGAAGATGGATCCGGGTCTCCTGGGACGAGGCCCTCGAGACGATCGCTCAGAGGCTCCTCGAAACGATCAATCGCTTCGGGCCCGAATCGATCGCCTTTGCCCAGGGGACGCCCAAGGGCCTCGAACTCTTCCTCTTGATGAGGCTTGCCCATCTCCTGCGCATCCCCAATATCTCCACTCCCGGACACATCTGCCATATGCCGAGGGAGACCGCCTCGAATCTCACCTGCGGGTTCTTCCCGGTTCCGGATTACGATCACCCGCCAGCGTGCGTCCTGGTCTGGGGAAGCAACCTCTTTCAGACCAACGAGGAAGGGGTGATCGGCTCCCAGCTCAAAAGGGCCCTCGAGCGCGGAGCGAAATTGATCGTCGTCGATCCGCGAAAAACCGGGATGGCCTCGAGGGCAGACCTCTGGATTCGACCCCGGCCCGGGGCGGACCTCTTCCTCGCCTTGGGGATGTTGAAGGTGATCATCGAGGAAGGACTCTATGATCGCCCCTTCGTGGATCAATGGACCAAAGGTTTTCCCGAGCTGGTCGAGCATCTCAAGCAGTACTCCCTCGAAGAGATCGCGGAGACCACCTGGGTGAACAAAGAGGCGATTCAACAGGCCGCGAGGCTCTATGCCCAGACCCGGCCGGCCTCGCTCCAGTGGGGAAACGCCATCGAGCATACGATCCATAGCTTTCAATGTGCGAGGGCCCTTCTCATCCTCATGGCGATCACAGGAAACCTTGAGGCTCCCGGCGGAAATGTGAACCGCCCCTCTCCTCCCCTCATGAGGCCGGGGGAACTCGTCCAGATCAAGAGATTCCCTGAAAAGAAAGAGAAGATCCTGAGCCCGGAATATCGCCTATCGACGATGATGGGGTTTGTCCCCTCCCAGTTGATCATCAAAGCCATCCTAACGGAGAAACCCTTTCCCATCCGGTTGATGTACATCCAGGGAGGAAATCCCCTGCTCAGCTACGCCAACGCCCAGGAGACGTTCGAGGCCCTGAGGCGTCTCGACTTCCTGGCGGTCTCGGAGATCTTTCTCACCCCCACGGCCCAACTCGCTGACCTCGTCCTCCCTGCGGCCACCCATTTTGAATTCGACGACATCGGCCACTACGGCCTTCCCCATGGCTTCATCCTTGCCCGTCCCAAGATTGTTGAACCGCCAGGCGAGTGCTGGTCCGATCTGAAGATCTTGAATGAACTGGGAAAAAAGGCGGGGTTGGGACACCATTTCTGGAAGGATCCCGAAGAGTGCCTCGACGAGATTTTAAGGCCCGCCGGCCTGACCTACGACGATTTTAAATCGATGGGGATGCTGAAAGGAGACTGGCCGTACCGCTCTTACGAGAAGAAGGGATTTTCGACCCCTTCCAAAAAGGTCGAGATCTTTTCAGACCAGCTCAAAGACTGGGGCTACGCCCCTCTGCCCACCCCCATCGACCTTCCGGCCCCTTCCTCGGAGTCCTTTCCGCTCCTTCTCACCTCTGCCAAGGACCCGTTCTACTTCCATTCGGCCTATCGAAATATCCCTTCCCTTCGGAGGCTCTCCCCGGATCCCCTTCTCCTCATCCATCCTCAAACGGCCTCGACCTATAAAATCGGGGAAGGGGACTGGGTGGAGATCACGACCGCAAGGGGCTCGATCCGGCAGAGGGCCAAATTCGACGCCGACCTCGACCCGAGAATCCTCGTGGCCAGCTATGGCTGGTGGTTTCCGGAACGGAAGGATCTCGAACTTTGCGGCTGGAAGGAGTCGAACCTCAACATCCTCACGGACAATGCTCCTCCCTACGAGCCCGCCATCGGCTCCACTCCCTTACGAGCCATCCCCTGCCGGATCTCCAAAGCGGAACCCTTCTGA
- the cas6 gene encoding CRISPR system precrRNA processing endoribonuclease RAMP protein Cas6: MEGLFEHFRFARFEFLLKATDEIHLPTYKGSTFRGAFGHTFKKIVCINREKDCNGCLLKNRCIYSYVFETPPPPDTEKMKKYPYAPHPFVITPPLETTRTYKEGEGLKFELTLIGKAIDYLPYFIYTFDELGKKGIGKGQGTFQLEKVKAVGGAETEEEGSTVYSSVDKALRCDFKVLDGRALAPLDLDVPTLTLQFLTPTRLKFDGALTLKLEFHILVRNLLRRISLLSYFHCGEELVVDFKGLIEKSKEVRIQKETLRWVDWERYSNRQETRMKMGGFIGPITFMGDFKPYAPFLLLGEQIHVGKGTSFGLGKFKISKQGS; this comes from the coding sequence ATGGAAGGCCTGTTTGAACATTTCCGGTTCGCTCGATTCGAATTTCTCCTCAAAGCCACCGATGAGATCCACCTTCCCACCTATAAAGGTTCGACCTTCCGAGGGGCCTTTGGCCATACCTTTAAAAAGATCGTCTGTATCAACCGAGAGAAGGATTGTAACGGCTGCCTCCTGAAAAACCGGTGCATCTATTCCTACGTCTTTGAAACCCCGCCTCCTCCGGACACTGAAAAGATGAAAAAGTACCCCTATGCCCCCCACCCCTTCGTCATCACCCCGCCGCTCGAAACGACCCGGACTTATAAGGAGGGAGAGGGCCTGAAATTCGAACTGACGCTCATCGGCAAGGCCATCGACTACCTGCCCTATTTCATCTACACCTTCGACGAGCTCGGGAAGAAGGGCATCGGAAAAGGGCAGGGGACATTCCAATTGGAAAAGGTGAAGGCGGTGGGAGGGGCTGAAACAGAGGAAGAAGGATCTACGGTATATTCCTCGGTCGATAAAGCCCTCCGGTGCGATTTCAAGGTATTGGATGGAAGAGCACTCGCTCCGCTGGACCTCGATGTCCCCACCCTCACATTGCAATTCTTGACCCCGACCCGGCTCAAATTCGATGGGGCCCTGACCCTTAAACTCGAATTTCATATCCTCGTCAGAAATCTCCTCCGTCGGATCTCCCTGCTCTCCTACTTTCATTGCGGAGAGGAACTGGTCGTCGATTTTAAGGGACTGATCGAGAAGTCGAAGGAGGTGAGGATTCAAAAAGAGACCCTGAGGTGGGTAGACTGGGAGAGATACTCAAATCGGCAGGAGACCCGGATGAAGATGGGAGGCTTCATCGGGCCGATCACCTTCATGGGCGATTTCAAACCTTACGCCCCCTTCCTCCTCCTGGGAGAGCAGATTCACGTGGGAAAAGGGACGAGCTTTGGCCTGGGCAAATTCAAAATTTCAAAGCAGGGGAGCTGA